A single window of Thermodesulfovibrionia bacterium DNA harbors:
- a CDS encoding ATP-binding protein: protein MKSKAITDKIKGHFPNMGLKAKFLIATSLVIILLGMLTALFVHKERTASMYHEQEHFGSVITKNLSANATDLILTQNILRLQNHIDDIMKNEEGISYIYFISSKGKVIAHTFQDGFPAGLKGINEPAPDQEYSSKLLYTEKEYIRDFAAPVFNNLGTAHVGISESHIRKTLSQTMWTISFITLTFLGIGILLINMITNHALKPLHMLSIGAEKIGAGDYGHRIEVESNDEIGVLAAGFNKMASELKSHINTLEQDIIERKKSEEKLNELAKELQQIIYVTSHDLRAPLVNVTGYHKEIGYSLGELNALLKEIDLPEDSKEKIALIVENDIPESVKYIDKSVAKMDNLLAGLLRLSRSGKARLDMEQLDMNRMVSDVVSTFVYQLREKGAEYEASELPPCTGDLQQINQAFSNLIGNAIKYLDPKRPGMIRVSGSRKDNNNIYCVEDNGIGIPPENLDKIFDIFYQANSKSGGEGLGLSIVKKIVERHKGKVWVESVVGKGSKFCVSLPG, encoded by the coding sequence ATGAAAAGCAAGGCCATAACAGATAAAATTAAAGGCCATTTCCCTAATATGGGGCTCAAGGCCAAGTTTCTTATAGCCACCAGCCTGGTCATTATTCTGCTGGGCATGCTTACAGCCTTGTTCGTACATAAGGAACGTACTGCTTCAATGTACCATGAACAGGAACATTTCGGTTCAGTTATTACAAAAAATCTTTCTGCCAATGCAACTGACCTCATCCTCACACAGAACATATTAAGACTGCAAAATCATATTGATGACATAATGAAAAATGAGGAAGGCATATCATATATCTACTTCATAAGTTCAAAAGGCAAAGTCATAGCTCATACCTTTCAGGATGGTTTCCCGGCAGGGCTGAAAGGGATCAACGAGCCTGCTCCTGATCAGGAATATTCTTCAAAGCTGCTTTATACGGAAAAAGAATACATAAGGGACTTTGCTGCCCCGGTATTTAATAATTTGGGGACAGCCCATGTAGGCATCTCAGAAAGCCATATCAGAAAAACCCTCTCTCAGACAATGTGGACGATTAGTTTTATCACCTTGACATTCCTCGGGATCGGGATATTGCTGATCAATATGATCACTAACCATGCGCTCAAACCACTTCACATGCTCTCTATCGGAGCTGAGAAGATCGGAGCAGGCGACTATGGCCACAGAATAGAAGTTGAATCCAATGATGAGATAGGGGTTCTGGCAGCAGGCTTTAATAAGATGGCATCTGAGTTAAAGTCGCACATTAACACACTCGAACAGGACATCATAGAACGCAAGAAGTCTGAAGAGAAGCTCAATGAACTGGCAAAGGAGCTGCAGCAGATAATTTATGTAACATCACATGACCTGCGTGCGCCTCTTGTAAATGTTACCGGATACCACAAAGAGATCGGCTACTCACTTGGGGAACTGAACGCCCTTTTGAAAGAAATTGATCTGCCCGAAGACAGCAAAGAGAAGATAGCATTAATAGTAGAGAATGATATCCCTGAATCTGTGAAGTATATAGACAAGAGCGTTGCAAAGATGGATAACCTGCTTGCAGGCCTGTTGAGGCTTTCCCGTTCAGGCAAGGCAAGGCTTGATATGGAACAGCTTGACATGAACAGGATGGTCAGCGACGTCGTCTCAACATTTGTATATCAGCTTAGGGAAAAAGGCGCAGAATACGAGGCATCAGAATTACCTCCATGCACCGGTGATCTCCAGCAGATAAACCAGGCATTTTCAAACCTCATAGGAAATGCCATCAAGTACCTCGACCCGAAGCGGCCCGGCATGATCAGGGTTTCAGGCAGCAGGAAAGATAACAATAACATCTATTGCGTTGAAGACAACGGCATAGGCATCCCGCCTGAAAACCTGGATAAGATATTCGATATCTTCTATCAGGCAAACTCAAAATCCGGCGGAGAAGGCCTCGGCCTCAGTATAGTCAAGAAGATAGTCGAGAGGCATAAGGGGAAAGTATGGGTGGAGTCGGTGGTTGGAAAAGGGAGTAAGTTTTGCGTGTCATTGCCGGGATAA
- a CDS encoding DUF3365 domain-containing protein produces the protein MKNIFTKIHHMKNNQASIGYTLTLISFWSILIIGLAAWNIYNIKQAANNEALIMARAVFDGDLQYRRWNSNHGGVYVPVTEKTQPNPYLSHVPNRDLTTSDDMKFTLINPAYMTRQVNELMKEAGISRRGHITSLNPLRPENSPDPWEALALKEFEKGVKEVSSIEKIENGEDYMRMMRPTITEERCLKCHVAQGYKVGDVRGGISVSVLMSPQLEKANKEITSISTGYGVIWILGLAGLIMGWMQQKRLFNKLETSNKELLGINSDYEQLLSVTIHDLRSPIVNIQGYSSELKSSMHELRAELQGREITADIKEKALSIIDRTIDEELRLITSNTQKIDALHNGVIRFLSLRITELIMEEIEMNALMSGITDSLRSTVHRTGARIEISALPCCTADRDMMMQVFTHLIRNALKYLRPEHPGIIRVSGYKEDKHSIYCVEDNGIGISPEYHKDIFEIFHKLDVTVNGIGLGLTIVKRIVERHGGKVWVESEVGKGSRFYVSLPV, from the coding sequence ATGAAAAACATATTTACAAAGATACATCACATGAAAAATAATCAGGCATCTATCGGCTATACGCTGACATTGATAAGCTTCTGGAGCATATTAATCATCGGATTGGCGGCATGGAATATTTACAATATAAAACAGGCGGCGAATAATGAAGCGCTCATTATGGCGCGTGCCGTATTTGACGGGGACCTGCAGTACCGCCGCTGGAACTCAAACCATGGCGGTGTATATGTCCCTGTTACAGAAAAGACTCAGCCGAACCCGTACCTGAGCCATGTCCCAAACAGAGACCTCACGACATCAGACGACATGAAGTTCACTTTGATAAACCCTGCTTACATGACACGCCAGGTGAACGAGCTGATGAAAGAGGCAGGCATCAGCCGCCGCGGGCATATAACAAGCCTCAACCCGCTGCGGCCTGAGAACAGTCCCGACCCGTGGGAGGCACTGGCGCTTAAAGAGTTTGAGAAGGGAGTAAAAGAAGTAAGCTCTATTGAAAAAATAGAGAACGGGGAAGACTACATGCGCATGATGCGGCCCACGATAACCGAAGAGCGGTGCCTCAAATGCCACGTGGCGCAGGGCTATAAAGTTGGAGACGTCAGGGGAGGTATAAGCGTTTCGGTTCTCATGTCGCCCCAATTGGAAAAAGCAAATAAAGAGATCACCTCCATATCAACAGGTTACGGAGTGATATGGATCCTCGGATTAGCAGGGCTCATAATGGGGTGGATGCAGCAGAAGAGGCTTTTTAATAAACTGGAAACAAGCAACAAAGAACTCCTTGGGATAAACAGCGATTATGAGCAGCTCCTCTCTGTCACGATCCATGACCTGCGTTCGCCTATCGTAAACATACAGGGCTACAGCTCTGAGCTGAAAAGTTCAATGCATGAACTCAGGGCAGAACTGCAAGGCAGAGAAATAACTGCTGACATAAAGGAAAAGGCCCTCTCGATCATAGACAGAACAATAGACGAAGAGTTGAGGTTGATCACCTCTAACACACAAAAAATAGACGCGCTGCATAACGGCGTCATACGATTTTTGAGTTTAAGAATAACCGAACTTATTATGGAAGAGATAGAGATGAACGCGCTGATGTCCGGCATCACAGACAGCCTGAGATCAACGGTTCATAGAACCGGAGCAAGGATCGAAATATCAGCCCTGCCCTGCTGCACCGCTGACAGGGATATGATGATGCAGGTATTCACACATCTCATAAGAAATGCTCTAAAATACCTCCGGCCTGAGCATCCCGGCATAATCAGGGTTTCAGGATACAAAGAGGACAAGCATTCCATATATTGCGTGGAAGACAACGGCATAGGAATATCTCCTGAGTACCATAAGGATATATTTGAGATATTCCATAAGCTGGATGTGACAGTAAACGGAATAGGCCTCGGGCTCACTATCGTCAAGAGGATAGTGGAGAGGCATGGCGGGAAGGTATGGGTGGAGTCAGAAGTTGGCAAGGGGAGCAGGTTTTATGTGAGTCTGCCGGTATGA
- a CDS encoding ATP-binding protein, whose translation MDLKQFSIGKNSLARQALTGMALRITVIIIIATGVSYWHMQNTLRASILQNLENYADMRGKAESEQFLLAERQTIMVRDEFLRRLQEMGDYDPKDEFDRIFVREADGLIRVRPEINDHRHHATAYLRHDVLLTPDLRRRFYIGWQLMDQWGPMLVNRFFSGFMNMPEQLSINFCPKADWGRSATRDLDITIYETVWRSTIEKNPQRLTFWTTVYYDPGADEWMVSCVTPGDYHGKWVATGGQDVSINDLIKRTTADPVEKGAWNFIVDAQANLIAHPNLTGQIAKAGGNLQVNELGDARLTAMVNAVLAKGDDHSHTLELPDIDVILGITRIDGPGWYFVTVYPRQLLTAQALSTAGIFLAIGFCTLLLALAIMAAILRRRITVPIARVVSVTEQISLGDFSVRLEPQDNNELGLLATSVNRMAMAVGERDAALKGQFNEVRKIEERFRTLVNTIPDLIWLKDADGVFIACNHMFENLFGAREADIIGKTDYDFVNRELADFFREHDRKAMAAGKSSSNEEWLTFADNGYHGLFDTIKTPMYDAEGALIGVLGIARDITERKKAVEEMEGLNKELEQIIYAASHDLKTPLVNINGYSRELKSTLDDITRIIERDGVSSRIGEEVLPLINELPDSFRFISTSVVRMDALLNGLLAFSRSGRAELKKVDIDMNVLINEIACNLNYRLKDAGASLEVADLPGCNGDREQISRIFLNLMENAVKYLDPARRGEIKVTGYKKDNLSVYCVEDNGIGIPAAYQKQIFHIFHQLDPSKAGEGLGLAIVQRMAERHGGKVWLESEADKGSRFYVELPGITK comes from the coding sequence ATGGATTTAAAGCAATTTTCTATTGGAAAGAACTCTCTGGCCAGACAGGCGCTGACCGGGATGGCATTGCGCATCACAGTGATCATCATCATTGCCACCGGCGTGAGCTACTGGCACATGCAGAACACCCTGCGCGCCTCCATACTGCAAAACCTGGAGAACTACGCTGATATGCGCGGCAAGGCGGAGAGCGAACAGTTCCTGCTGGCTGAACGCCAGACCATTATGGTGCGCGATGAGTTCCTGCGCCGGCTGCAGGAGATGGGCGATTATGATCCAAAGGATGAGTTCGACCGGATCTTTGTTCGCGAGGCTGACGGCCTGATCCGGGTGCGTCCCGAGATCAATGACCACAGGCATCATGCCACCGCTTATCTGCGCCATGATGTCCTTTTGACGCCGGACCTGCGCAGGCGCTTTTACATCGGCTGGCAGCTCATGGACCAGTGGGGGCCGATGCTGGTAAACCGTTTTTTCAGCGGCTTTATGAATATGCCGGAACAGCTTTCTATCAACTTCTGCCCAAAAGCCGACTGGGGAAGATCAGCAACCCGCGACCTGGACATCACCATCTATGAGACGGTCTGGCGGTCGACGATCGAAAAGAATCCTCAGCGCCTGACCTTCTGGACAACGGTATACTATGATCCGGGCGCAGATGAGTGGATGGTCTCCTGCGTGACTCCGGGCGACTATCACGGGAAGTGGGTGGCCACAGGAGGACAGGATGTATCGATAAATGACTTGATCAAGCGAACGACTGCTGACCCTGTTGAGAAGGGCGCGTGGAACTTTATCGTTGATGCGCAGGCCAACCTTATAGCTCACCCGAACCTGACCGGGCAGATAGCCAAGGCAGGCGGGAACCTGCAGGTCAATGAACTCGGAGACGCCCGATTGACTGCGATGGTAAATGCGGTCCTGGCCAAAGGCGACGATCACAGCCACACCCTCGAACTGCCGGACATAGATGTCATTTTGGGGATCACACGGATAGATGGGCCGGGCTGGTATTTTGTCACCGTCTATCCGCGGCAGTTGCTGACGGCACAAGCGCTCTCAACAGCAGGCATCTTTTTGGCTATAGGCTTTTGCACATTGCTTCTTGCACTGGCAATCATGGCAGCTATATTGCGCCGCAGGATCACCGTACCGATCGCCCGTGTGGTCTCGGTGACAGAACAGATCAGTCTCGGCGATTTCAGCGTCCGGCTTGAACCGCAAGATAATAATGAGCTGGGACTTCTTGCCACATCTGTCAATCGAATGGCAATGGCAGTTGGTGAACGTGATGCTGCCCTGAAGGGACAGTTCAATGAGGTCAGGAAGATCGAGGAACGCTTCCGCACCCTGGTGAACACCATCCCTGACCTGATCTGGTTGAAAGATGCGGACGGCGTCTTTATAGCCTGCAACCATATGTTCGAGAATCTTTTCGGCGCAAGGGAAGCTGACATTATCGGCAAGACCGACTATGATTTTGTGAACAGAGAGCTGGCAGACTTCTTTCGCGAACACGACCGCAAGGCCATGGCAGCTGGCAAGTCCAGCAGCAATGAGGAATGGCTCACTTTTGCTGACAATGGCTACCATGGACTGTTTGACACCATCAAGACCCCGATGTACGATGCAGAGGGTGCTCTCATCGGGGTGCTCGGCATTGCCCGCGACATCACCGAGCGCAAGAAGGCGGTGGAGGAGATGGAGGGCCTTAACAAAGAACTTGAGCAGATCATATATGCCGCATCGCATGACCTTAAGACCCCTCTTGTCAATATTAATGGTTACAGCAGGGAACTGAAGAGTACATTGGATGATATAACGAGGATTATAGAGAGAGATGGGGTATCGTCCAGGATCGGGGAAGAGGTATTGCCGCTTATTAATGAATTACCTGATTCGTTTCGTTTTATCAGCACAAGCGTGGTAAGGATGGACGCTCTTTTGAACGGGCTTTTGGCGTTTTCGCGATCCGGCAGGGCCGAGTTGAAGAAAGTAGATATAGACATGAATGTGCTGATAAATGAGATAGCATGCAACCTTAATTACAGACTGAAAGATGCAGGCGCAAGCCTTGAAGTGGCTGACCTGCCTGGATGCAATGGGGACAGGGAGCAGATAAGCCGGATCTTTTTAAACCTTATGGAAAACGCGGTTAAATATCTTGACCCTGCGCGCAGAGGTGAGATAAAGGTCACAGGATATAAGAAAGATAACCTCTCTGTTTATTGCGTAGAGGACAACGGCATAGGAATCCCAGCAGCATATCAGAAACAGATATTCCATATATTCCATCAGCTTGACCCTTCAAAGGCAGGAGAGGGGCTGGGGCTTGCTATAGTGCAGAGGATGGCGGAGAGGCACGGCGGGAAGGTATGGCTTGAGTCTGAGGCAGACAAGGGGAGCAGGTTTTATGTGGAGCTTCCGGGTATAACTAAATGA
- a CDS encoding ATP-binding protein produces MTKKQSTQELKNNSVLSILIIICGMITACLGIAALVGWLAGLPMLTTFWPGMIPMAPSTALLFLLYGTGVILFARRPLTAAYRIALLIGVVGALAGGFFFAISLMGTHSTIEHLGIDISGMVNGVPVGHMSPLTAFCFILSGLAFLSFLLFSGRPYYSSMTFGLAFLTVLMSCSLLLAYLLGEPFLYGGGFIPPALPTSLAFFSLGTGLLLSSWQRTFSGGETPDASGMRASYVLVLIFLFLAVGILTAGYLYFRSHEKHYLDKVDQELSTIKELKVSQIVTWREERIRDVIIISDSEAIIKNISRFMENEKDLKLRSETLKLMSDLVKYYSYERAMLFNTAGRLMLWSGAIPEDAEGHAKAYIADAMRNEKVDFIDLHKGETAADIHFGLSVPLFLEADKERHLIGVLILHIDPFKFLYPLIQSWPTPSSSGETLLVRREGDEVLFINELRHRRDTAFSLRFPLTKKELPAAMAVSGITGIIEGIDYRGMPVIASIGAIPGSPWFIVSKMDKNEIYAPMRESLWTVVTLISLMILGSSLGIGLIWRQQRILHYRRLLDTEMQFNEERKHKEQLLLESKARLERSQEIAHLGSWELDIVNNTLTWSDEVYRIFGLQPQEFRATYEAFLEAVHPDDRKAVNEAYSNSLSEGRDTYEIEHRVVRKTTGEIRYVYEKCEHIRDASGKIIHSAGMVHDITERKKAEDELQRHVEELKRSNEELKQFAYIASHDLQEPLRMIASYMQLIERRYKGKLDKDADEFIAFAVEGATRLQEMITGLLHYSRLETRGKPLLEVNSSEILGTAVSNLKVLIEESGALVTSDRLPVIKADAVQFVQVFQNLIANAIKFKGEASPHIHVSAEQKGSEWVYSVRDNGIGISAEYNDRIFKIFQRLHGREYPGVGIGLSLCRRIVERHGGRIWFESEVGKGTTFYFTIPTKEEKKNE; encoded by the coding sequence ATGACTAAAAAACAATCCACACAGGAATTAAAAAACAACAGCGTTTTATCCATCCTCATAATAATATGCGGGATGATCACTGCGTGCCTGGGCATAGCCGCACTTGTCGGATGGCTTGCGGGACTGCCTATGCTCACCACCTTCTGGCCCGGTATGATACCCATGGCCCCGAGCACGGCACTCTTATTCCTTTTATACGGAACAGGCGTGATATTATTTGCCCGCCGTCCGCTCACGGCTGCATACCGCATAGCTTTATTAATAGGGGTTGTGGGAGCGCTTGCGGGAGGTTTCTTCTTTGCCATCTCTCTGATGGGTACGCATTCCACGATAGAGCATCTCGGCATAGATATCTCGGGGATGGTGAATGGAGTTCCGGTCGGGCATATGTCTCCGCTGACCGCCTTCTGTTTTATACTTTCCGGCCTTGCGTTTTTATCGTTTCTCCTGTTTTCAGGCCGGCCCTATTATTCATCCATGACTTTCGGGCTCGCATTTCTTACAGTCCTGATGAGCTGCTCCCTGCTTCTCGCCTATCTTCTCGGAGAGCCTTTTCTTTACGGGGGCGGATTCATTCCTCCGGCTCTGCCCACATCGCTGGCATTTTTCTCTCTCGGCACAGGCCTTCTCCTGTCCTCATGGCAGAGGACATTTTCAGGCGGCGAGACGCCGGATGCCTCCGGCATGCGGGCGTCGTATGTGCTTGTCCTGATCTTTCTATTTCTGGCTGTCGGCATTCTCACGGCCGGTTATCTCTATTTCCGCAGTCACGAAAAGCATTATCTGGATAAGGTGGATCAGGAGCTTTCCACCATTAAAGAGCTTAAGGTTAGTCAGATAGTGACATGGCGTGAAGAGCGGATCAGAGATGTCATTATCATATCGGACAGTGAGGCTATCATTAAAAATATCAGCCGGTTCATGGAGAATGAAAAGGATCTCAAATTGAGGTCTGAAACTCTGAAGCTCATGAGCGATCTGGTTAAATACTACTCTTATGAAAGGGCGATGTTATTTAACACGGCGGGAAGGCTGATGCTGTGGTCAGGGGCAATTCCTGAAGATGCGGAAGGACATGCGAAGGCATATATCGCTGATGCGATGCGAAATGAGAAGGTTGATTTCATAGACCTTCACAAAGGCGAAACAGCAGCTGATATACACTTCGGTCTTTCTGTTCCTCTGTTTTTAGAGGCAGATAAAGAGAGGCATCTTATCGGGGTACTCATCCTACACATTGACCCATTTAAATTTTTATATCCTTTGATCCAGTCCTGGCCGACGCCGAGCAGCTCAGGAGAGACACTGCTTGTCAGGCGCGAGGGGGATGAAGTCCTGTTCATTAACGAACTCAGGCACCGCAGGGATACGGCTTTCTCCCTTCGCTTCCCTCTCACTAAAAAAGAGCTGCCTGCGGCGATGGCGGTGTCAGGCATAACCGGGATTATCGAGGGCATTGACTACAGAGGTATGCCTGTCATAGCGTCAATAGGGGCGATTCCAGGTTCCCCGTGGTTTATCGTTTCAAAGATGGATAAGAATGAGATTTACGCCCCGATGAGGGAGAGTCTGTGGACGGTGGTCACTCTCATAAGCCTCATGATACTCGGCTCAAGTTTGGGGATCGGCCTGATATGGCGTCAGCAGAGGATCCTGCATTACCGCCGGCTGTTAGATACAGAGATGCAGTTTAATGAAGAGCGCAAACATAAGGAGCAATTACTCTTAGAAAGCAAAGCGCGTCTGGAAAGATCGCAGGAGATCGCGCATCTCGGAAGCTGGGAGCTTGATATTGTCAATAATACCCTTACATGGTCTGATGAGGTCTATCGTATTTTCGGACTGCAGCCGCAGGAATTCCGCGCAACTTATGAAGCATTTCTTGAAGCGGTGCATCCTGATGACCGCAAAGCAGTGAATGAAGCTTATTCTAATTCGCTGAGTGAAGGAAGAGATACCTATGAGATCGAGCACAGGGTCGTGCGGAAAACTACGGGAGAGATACGTTATGTCTATGAAAAATGCGAGCATATCAGGGACGCATCCGGCAAGATCATTCACTCTGCCGGAATGGTGCACGACATCACCGAGCGTAAAAAGGCCGAAGATGAATTGCAGCGCCATGTTGAAGAACTAAAAAGAAGCAACGAAGAACTCAAACAGTTTGCCTACATCGCGTCACATGACCTTCAGGAGCCTTTGAGAATGATAGCGAGTTATATGCAGTTGATAGAAAGGCGGTATAAGGGAAAGCTTGATAAAGACGCGGATGAGTTTATCGCATTCGCTGTTGAGGGAGCGACCAGACTTCAGGAGATGATCACAGGGCTATTGCATTATTCACGGCTGGAGACAAGAGGCAAACCGCTTCTGGAAGTCAACTCTTCAGAGATACTTGGAACGGCGGTCTCAAATCTCAAGGTCTTGATCGAGGAGAGCGGCGCGCTTGTAACTTCCGACCGGCTTCCTGTTATTAAAGCAGACGCAGTCCAGTTTGTTCAGGTCTTTCAGAATTTGATCGCCAATGCCATAAAGTTCAAAGGAGAAGCCAGTCCGCACATTCATGTATCAGCAGAACAGAAGGGCAGTGAATGGGTCTATTCGGTGCGGGACAACGGCATCGGCATTAGCGCTGAATACAATGACAGGATATTTAAGATATTTCAGAGGCTGCACGGCAGGGAATACCCCGGGGTCGGCATAGGGCTGTCGCTGTGCAGGCGCATTGTTGAAAGGCATGGAGGACGGATATGGTTTGAATCAGAAGTGGGGAAAGGGACGACATTTTATTTTACAATTCCAACAAAGGAGGAGAAGAAAAATGAATAA
- a CDS encoding response regulator, translating into MNNQHNGNPIDILLVEDNPGDVRLTQEVLKEAKVKNDLHVVCDGVEAMAFLRKEGIYKNVSRPDLILLDLNLPKKTGHEVLAEIKADDDLKRIPVVVLTVSRDEEDILKSYNLYANCFINKPVDLNQFLNVVKAIEDFWLTIVRLPNGTDKQ; encoded by the coding sequence ATGAATAATCAACATAATGGAAATCCGATTGATATCCTGCTCGTTGAGGACAATCCGGGAGATGTGAGATTGACGCAGGAAGTTTTAAAAGAGGCAAAGGTCAAGAATGATCTGCACGTTGTTTGTGACGGAGTTGAGGCTATGGCATTTCTCCGCAAGGAAGGTATATACAAGAACGTTTCGAGGCCGGATCTGATCCTTCTGGACCTGAACCTGCCTAAGAAGACCGGGCATGAAGTTCTCGCGGAGATAAAGGCTGACGATGATTTAAAGCGAATACCTGTCGTGGTGCTGACTGTCTCAAGAGATGAAGAGGATATACTCAAGAGCTATAATTTATACGCAAACTGTTTCATAAACAAGCCTGTGGACCTGAATCAGTTCCTGAATGTCGTAAAGGCGATAGAGGATTTCTGGCTGACGATAGTGAGGCTACCGAACGGCACTGATAAACAATGA
- a CDS encoding ATP-binding protein, translating to MNEMIRILLIEDNPGDARLIEEMLKESGIEFKLECVTSLSSGIDEVRLDGFSVILLDLGLPDSQGLITLTKLNDIRPEAPVIVLTGLADEATGMQAIKEGAQDFLVKGQVDHNLLSRSIKYAIERAHLEKSVNEQTKRFEIFFDTSITLLAFFDKDFNFIRVNKAYADATQREISGFPGHNHFEFFPSDAKAIFEDVVRTKTAFQTFARPFSYADHPDWGVTYWNWTLVPILDNNGEVEFLAFSLVDVTKQKKAEQDRERLNRELEQILYAASHDLKTPLVNINGYTGEVERSIENILSLIEREDISSEARKEIASLAKEFPESFGFISTSVSRMDALLNGLLQFSRSGSVDLKKEAIDMNILISGIVSDLNYRLKEAGADFEVADLPQCTGDREQIIRIFTNLIENAVKYLEPARKGKIKVTGCIKDNLSVYCVEDNGIGIAVDHQKQIFHIFHQLDPAKAGEGLGLAIVQRMAERHGGKVWLESEAGKGSRFYVALPQKP from the coding sequence ATGAACGAAATGATCAGGATATTGTTGATTGAGGACAATCCCGGTGACGCACGCCTCATAGAGGAGATGCTGAAGGAGTCCGGCATTGAGTTTAAGCTGGAGTGTGTAACATCTTTATCATCCGGCATTGACGAGGTCAGGTTAGACGGGTTTAGTGTAATTCTTCTGGATCTCGGCCTGCCGGACAGCCAGGGACTTATCACTCTCACGAAACTGAATGATATCAGGCCGGAAGCTCCGGTTATCGTGCTTACCGGACTTGCTGATGAAGCGACAGGGATGCAGGCTATCAAAGAAGGCGCACAGGATTTTCTTGTCAAAGGACAGGTTGACCATAACCTGCTTTCGAGGTCAATAAAATATGCCATTGAGCGGGCGCATCTGGAAAAATCCGTCAACGAGCAGACAAAACGGTTTGAAATATTTTTTGATACCTCAATAACCCTGTTGGCATTTTTTGACAAAGACTTCAATTTTATCCGCGTCAACAAGGCGTATGCGGATGCAACGCAAAGAGAAATATCCGGATTTCCCGGGCATAACCATTTCGAGTTTTTCCCTTCGGACGCAAAGGCTATATTTGAAGATGTGGTCAGGACTAAAACAGCATTTCAGACATTTGCCCGCCCTTTTAGCTATGCCGATCATCCTGATTGGGGAGTCACTTACTGGAACTGGACACTTGTGCCGATATTAGACAATAACGGGGAAGTTGAATTCCTCGCCTTCTCTCTTGTTGACGTAACTAAGCAGAAAAAAGCGGAGCAGGATCGCGAACGCCTTAACAGAGAACTTGAACAGATATTGTATGCAGCATCGCATGACCTCAAAACCCCTCTTGTCAATATTAACGGCTACACAGGTGAAGTGGAGAGATCCATAGAAAACATACTGAGCCTGATAGAGCGGGAAGATATATCTTCCGAGGCCAGGAAAGAGATAGCATCACTTGCAAAGGAATTCCCAGAGTCGTTTGGTTTTATAAGCACGAGCGTTTCACGGATGGACGCGCTTCTTAACGGGCTTTTGCAGTTTTCGCGTTCAGGCAGTGTTGATCTGAAGAAAGAAGCGATAGATATGAATATCCTGATAAGCGGGATAGTAAGCGATCTTAATTACAGGCTCAAAGAAGCAGGCGCGGATTTTGAAGTGGCCGACCTTCCGCAATGCACAGGAGACAGGGAACAGATAATCAGGATCTTCACAAACCTTATTGAGAATGCTGTTAAGTATCTTGAGCCTGCGCGCAAAGGGAAGATAAAGGTAACCGGATGCATAAAAGATAACCTCTCTGTCTATTGCGTAGAGGACAATGGGATCGGAATCGCCGTCGATCATCAGAAGCAGATATTCCACATATTCCATCAGCTTGACCCTGCGAAAGCCGGTGAGGGACTGGGGCTTGCGATAGTGCAGAGGATGGCTGAGAGGCATGGCGGCAAGGTATGGCTTGAGTCTGAGGCAGGAAAGGGTTCAAGGTTCTATGTGGCACTGCCTCAGAAACCGTGA
- a CDS encoding response regulator produces the protein MKNDAIILIAEDDEGHAGLLTKNFRRAGVRNKTILFNDGEETLNFFFGKGKGPHVQMGSSYVLILDIRMPKVNGIEVLRLLKEDEKLGVIPVIMFTTTFDSATVRKCHDLGCSKYLIKPTEYEKFIETIKQLGILITAMEVPVIHA, from the coding sequence ATGAAAAATGACGCGATAATTCTTATAGCTGAAGATGATGAAGGGCATGCAGGCCTTCTGACAAAGAACTTCAGGCGTGCAGGTGTAAGGAACAAGACCATCCTCTTTAATGACGGAGAAGAGACCCTTAATTTTTTCTTTGGCAAAGGCAAAGGCCCGCATGTGCAGATGGGGTCTTCTTATGTCCTTATCCTTGATATAAGGATGCCCAAGGTCAACGGCATCGAAGTATTAAGGCTGCTCAAAGAGGATGAAAAGCTCGGAGTCATCCCTGTGATAATGTTTACTACAACATTTGACTCAGCCACGGTCAGAAAGTGCCATGACCTCGGTTGTTCAAAGTACCTGATAAAGCCGACCGAATATGAGAAGTTCATTGAGACGATAAAACAGCTCGGCATACTTATAACCGCCATGGAGGTTCCTGTTATACATGCGTGA